Proteins co-encoded in one Paracoccus aestuarii genomic window:
- a CDS encoding branched-chain amino acid ABC transporter permease, whose product MATNRQAATAHSRWRAPIFFAILAVLFVLEGTVRNSMFSGSWNTSLAILNMGLISAITALGVNMQWGYAGLFNVGVVGFLAMGALAPVLISLPPVEGAWEAGIPRLALALLVGLGTLAMARLAWGRTRSGILTLAVLIGGFLAYRWLFDPAVTAIEANNPARQGNIGGLGLPVLLSWVVGGVFAAAAAWAIGKVALGLRSDYLAIATLGIGEIIVAVLRNEEWLARGVMNITSIPRPVAYEIELQRNLDFVEAASRWGFGAAEASGIWVKLSYMSLFLVVLLVIILLAELALKSPWGRMMRAIRDNETAAEAMGKDVTRRHLQVFILGSAVIGVAGAMMVTLDGLLAPTSYNPLRYTFLIWVMVIVGGSGNNWGAVLGSVTIWFLWIKAEVWGPALIAAMTSPMADGPIKAHLLDSSPHMRFIAMGAVLLLVLRFAPRGLLPEK is encoded by the coding sequence ATGGCAACGAACCGTCAAGCCGCCACCGCCCACAGCCGCTGGCGCGCGCCGATCTTCTTCGCGATCCTCGCGGTCCTCTTCGTGCTGGAGGGCACGGTCAGGAACTCCATGTTCTCGGGCAGCTGGAACACCTCGCTGGCGATTTTGAACATGGGGCTGATCTCGGCCATCACCGCGCTTGGGGTGAACATGCAATGGGGTTATGCGGGCCTCTTCAACGTGGGCGTCGTGGGCTTTCTGGCCATGGGCGCGCTGGCCCCGGTCCTGATATCCCTGCCCCCGGTCGAGGGTGCGTGGGAGGCGGGCATCCCCCGCCTGGCGCTGGCGCTGCTGGTGGGCCTGGGCACGCTGGCCATGGCGCGGCTGGCTTGGGGCCGCACCCGCAGCGGCATCCTAACGCTGGCCGTGCTGATCGGCGGGTTCCTGGCCTATCGCTGGCTGTTCGATCCCGCCGTCACCGCGATCGAGGCGAACAACCCCGCCCGTCAGGGCAATATCGGCGGGCTGGGCCTGCCGGTCCTGCTGTCCTGGGTCGTGGGGGGCGTCTTTGCCGCCGCGGCGGCCTGGGCCATCGGCAAGGTCGCCCTGGGCCTGCGGTCCGATTATCTGGCCATCGCCACCCTGGGCATCGGCGAGATCATCGTGGCGGTGCTGCGTAACGAGGAATGGCTGGCCCGCGGGGTGATGAACATCACCTCGATCCCCCGCCCCGTCGCCTACGAGATCGAGCTGCAGCGCAACCTGGACTTCGTCGAGGCCGCGTCCCGGTGGGGCTTCGGCGCGGCCGAGGCTTCGGGGATCTGGGTCAAGCTGTCCTACATGTCGCTGTTCCTCGTGGTCCTGCTGGTCATCATCCTGCTGGCCGAACTGGCGCTGAAATCGCCTTGGGGCCGCATGATGCGCGCCATCCGCGACAACGAGACCGCGGCCGAGGCGATGGGCAAGGACGTCACCCGCCGCCACCTGCAGGTCTTCATCCTAGGTTCCGCCGTGATCGGGGTCGCGGGGGCGATGATGGTGACGCTGGACGGGCTGCTGGCGCCGACCAGCTACAACCCCTTGCGCTATACCTTCCTGATCTGGGTCATGGTGATCGTGGGCGGGTCGGGCAACAACTGGGGGGCGGTGCTGGGATCGGTGACGATCTGGTTCCTGTGGATCAAGGCCGAGGTCTGGGGCCCCGCCCTGATCGCCGCCATGACCAGCCCGATGGCGGACGGCCCGATCAAGGCGCATCTGCTGGACAGCTCGCCCCATATGCGCTTCATCGCGATGGGGGCGGTGCTGCTCCTGGTGCTGCGCTTCGCGCCGCGGGGTCTGCTACCCGAGAAATAG
- a CDS encoding ABC transporter ATP-binding protein, producing MIRVEDLHRHFGGFRAVDGASLTIETGSITGLIGPNGAGKSTLFNVIAGVLPPTSGRVFMDGEDITGLPPHELFHKGLLRTFQLAHEFSSMTVRENLMMVPGAQSGETIWKTWFQRGRIEREEAELRRKADEVLDFLTIRHLTHEKAGNLSGGQKKLLELGRTMMVDAKIVFLDEVGAGVNRTLLMTIADAIIRLNRERGYTFCVIEHDMDFIGKLCDPVIVMAEGKVLAQGSARDIMQNEAVIEAYLGTGLKNKDMVG from the coding sequence ATGATCAGGGTCGAGGACCTTCACAGACATTTCGGCGGCTTTCGCGCCGTCGACGGCGCCAGCCTGACGATCGAGACCGGATCGATCACCGGGCTGATCGGGCCGAACGGCGCGGGGAAATCGACGCTGTTCAACGTGATCGCGGGCGTGCTGCCCCCCACATCGGGGCGCGTCTTCATGGATGGCGAGGACATCACCGGCCTGCCCCCGCATGAACTGTTCCACAAGGGCCTGCTGCGCACCTTCCAGCTGGCGCATGAGTTCAGCTCGATGACGGTGCGCGAGAACCTGATGATGGTCCCCGGCGCGCAATCGGGCGAGACGATCTGGAAGACCTGGTTCCAGCGCGGCCGGATCGAGCGCGAGGAGGCCGAGCTGCGTCGCAAGGCCGACGAGGTCCTGGACTTCCTGACCATCCGTCACCTGACCCATGAGAAGGCCGGCAACCTCTCCGGCGGCCAGAAGAAGCTGCTGGAGCTGGGCCGCACGATGATGGTCGACGCCAAGATCGTCTTTCTGGACGAGGTCGGCGCGGGCGTGAACCGCACCCTGCTGATGACCATCGCCGACGCGATCATCCGGCTGAACCGCGAACGCGGCTATACCTTCTGCGTGATCGAACATGACATGGACTTCATCGGCAAGCTCTGCGACCCGGTGATCGTGATGGCCGAGGGCAAGGTCCTGGCCCAAGGCAGCGCCCGGGACATCATGCAGAACGAGGCGGTGATCGAGGCCTATCTGGGCACGGGCCTGAAAAACAAGGACATGGTCGGATGA
- a CDS encoding RNA degradosome polyphosphate kinase, with product MTQADFLRTPFPEPRDLPGGTPEGPARFFNRELSWLSFNWRVLDEARNPRVPLLERLRFVSISATNLDEFYTVRVAGLRELVREGNATPSDDGLTPAEQLSLINADARRLMGAQQQVWNSLRRDMEREGIVILSRQRLTGAEEQFLHDYFENRVFPVLSPLAIDPAHPFPFIPNAGFSLALELARETDGRQMQALLPIPAQLPRFVGLPGGERFLKLEDLLLMHLSSLFPGYRDAGHCSFRVLRDSDLEVEEEAEDLVREFETALKRRRRGSVIRLKITAGAPDRIRRLIMEELEVSPDEVIEVGGLLGMADLRELVLDSRRDLMWPSFTPRVPERVQDHDGDMFAAIRQKDMLLHHPYETFDMVVRFLAQAARDPDVLAIKQTLYRTSRDSPIVDALCEAAEAGKSVTALVELKARFDEAANIRQSRRLERSGAHVVYGFVNYKTHAKISTVVRREGEGLVTYTHYGTGNYHPITARIYTDMSLFTCDPALGRDATKVFNYLSGYVQPAGLENLSISPNQMKDRLIDLIGREAEYARQGRPAAIWAKMNALIERDVIEALYAASAAGVRISLVVRGICGIRPGIRGLSDNIRVKSIVGRYLEHSRIVCFGSGHGLPSAKARVFISSADWMDRNLNRRVETLVECVNDTVKAQIVNQVMAANMADEAQSWLLQPDGRFLRYLPEGRDDLFNCHRFFMENPSLSGRGTAGARDVPALTHSTD from the coding sequence ATGACCCAAGCCGATTTCCTGCGCACGCCCTTTCCCGAACCCAGGGACCTGCCCGGAGGCACGCCCGAAGGCCCCGCCCGCTTCTTCAACCGCGAGCTGTCCTGGCTGTCCTTCAACTGGCGCGTCCTGGACGAGGCGCGCAACCCGCGCGTGCCGCTCTTGGAACGGCTGCGCTTTGTTTCGATCAGCGCGACGAACCTGGACGAATTCTACACCGTCCGCGTCGCGGGCCTGCGCGAGCTGGTGCGCGAGGGCAACGCCACCCCGTCCGATGACGGGCTGACCCCGGCCGAGCAGCTGTCGCTGATCAACGCCGATGCGCGCCGCCTGATGGGCGCCCAGCAGCAGGTCTGGAACAGCCTGCGCCGCGACATGGAACGCGAGGGCATCGTGATCCTGTCCCGCCAGCGCCTGACCGGGGCCGAGGAACAGTTCCTGCACGACTATTTCGAGAACCGGGTCTTTCCGGTCCTGTCGCCGCTGGCCATCGACCCGGCGCATCCCTTTCCCTTCATCCCCAATGCGGGCTTCTCGCTGGCGCTGGAGCTGGCGCGCGAGACGGATGGCCGCCAGATGCAGGCCCTGCTGCCCATCCCCGCCCAGCTGCCGCGCTTCGTGGGCCTGCCGGGGGGCGAGCGGTTCCTGAAGCTGGAGGACCTGCTGCTGATGCATCTCTCCAGCCTGTTTCCGGGCTATCGCGATGCGGGCCATTGCAGCTTTCGCGTGCTGCGCGACAGCGATCTGGAGGTCGAGGAGGAGGCCGAGGACCTGGTCCGCGAATTCGAGACCGCGCTGAAGCGCCGCCGCCGCGGCAGCGTCATCCGGCTGAAGATCACCGCCGGTGCCCCGGACCGCATCCGCCGCCTGATCATGGAGGAGCTGGAGGTCAGCCCCGACGAGGTGATCGAGGTCGGCGGCCTTCTGGGCATGGCCGATCTGCGCGAACTGGTGCTGGACAGCCGCCGCGACCTGATGTGGCCGTCCTTCACGCCGCGCGTGCCCGAACGGGTCCAGGACCATGACGGCGACATGTTCGCGGCCATCCGGCAAAAGGACATGCTGCTGCACCACCCCTACGAGACCTTCGACATGGTGGTGCGCTTTCTGGCCCAGGCCGCGCGCGATCCCGACGTGCTGGCGATCAAGCAGACGCTTTATCGCACCTCGCGCGACAGCCCGATCGTCGATGCGCTCTGCGAGGCGGCCGAGGCGGGGAAATCCGTGACCGCGCTGGTGGAGCTGAAGGCGCGCTTCGACGAGGCCGCGAATATCCGCCAGTCGCGCCGGCTGGAACGGTCGGGGGCGCATGTCGTCTATGGCTTCGTCAACTACAAGACCCATGCCAAGATCAGCACCGTCGTGCGGCGCGAGGGCGAGGGGCTGGTGACCTATACCCATTACGGCACCGGCAACTATCACCCGATCACGGCGCGGATCTATACGGACATGTCGCTGTTCACCTGCGACCCGGCGCTTGGGCGGGATGCGACCAAGGTCTTCAACTATCTGTCCGGCTATGTCCAGCCGGCGGGGCTGGAGAACCTGTCGATCTCGCCCAATCAGATGAAGGACCGGCTGATCGACCTGATCGGGCGCGAGGCGGAATATGCCCGCCAAGGCCGCCCCGCCGCCATCTGGGCCAAGATGAACGCGCTGATCGAACGCGACGTGATCGAGGCGCTCTATGCCGCCAGCGCGGCGGGGGTCCGGATCAGCCTGGTCGTGCGCGGCATCTGCGGCATCCGCCCCGGCATCCGCGGGCTGTCGGACAACATCCGGGTGAAATCCATCGTCGGGCGCTATCTGGAACACAGCCGCATCGTCTGCTTCGGGTCGGGCCACGGCCTGCCATCGGCCAAGGCGCGGGTCTTCATCAGCTCGGCCGACTGGATGGACCGCAACCTGAACCGCCGGGTGGAAACCCTGGTCGAATGCGTCAACGACACCGTCAAGGCGCAGATCGTCAACCAGGTCATGGCCGCCAACATGGCCGACGAGGCGCAGAGCTGGCTGTTGCAGCCGGATGGCCGTTTCCTGCGTTACCTTCCCGAAGGCCGGGACGACCTGTTCAATTGTCATCGCTTTTTTATGGAAAACCCGTCTCTTTCCGGTCGCGGCACGGCCGGGGCGCGCGACGTTCCGGCACTGACGCATTCGACCGATTGA
- a CDS encoding AI-2E family transporter, which translates to MRIPVRKQVMWWGVAAASLAVTLWLLGQAVLPFILGAGVAYLLDPVADRLERAGLSRTLAVVVITFAVVIAFVVVVLLLVPVLIRQAWALIEIGPVMIEQGRVFVTSRFPDLLPDAAGLEQTLRDIQTTVGDQAGRITGTILGSVRGLIGTVALLVIVPVVAFYLLLDWDHMVEAIDRHLPREHAPTIRLLAREIDEALSGFLRGQAVVIAILGTWYAIMLMLVGLPFGFFIGIMAAVLSFIPYVGVLIGGATAIGVALFSFWGDPLWISAVVAIFALGQIVEGNYLQPKIVGGHVGLHPVWLLLALSVFGALFGFVGLVMAVPMAAALGVLARFLIARYRDSSFYTGQAMPEEPAQPIMVEVVPTGTVADRQRAARMAADRARSQQHLAEMQEDMSRRDDQG; encoded by the coding sequence ATGCGCATCCCCGTTCGCAAGCAGGTCATGTGGTGGGGCGTCGCCGCGGCGTCATTGGCGGTGACTCTGTGGCTGTTGGGGCAGGCGGTGCTGCCCTTCATCCTGGGGGCGGGGGTCGCCTATCTGCTGGACCCGGTGGCCGACCGGCTGGAACGGGCGGGCCTGTCGCGCACCCTGGCGGTGGTGGTCATCACCTTCGCGGTGGTCATCGCCTTCGTCGTGGTGGTGCTGCTGCTGGTGCCGGTGCTGATCCGCCAGGCCTGGGCGCTGATCGAGATCGGGCCGGTGATGATCGAACAGGGCCGGGTCTTCGTCACCTCGCGCTTTCCCGATCTGCTACCGGATGCGGCGGGGCTGGAACAGACGCTGCGCGACATCCAGACCACGGTGGGCGACCAGGCGGGCCGCATCACCGGCACCATCCTGGGATCGGTGCGCGGGCTGATCGGGACGGTCGCGCTGCTGGTCATCGTGCCGGTCGTGGCCTTCTATCTGCTGCTGGACTGGGATCACATGGTCGAGGCGATCGACCGCCACCTGCCGCGCGAACACGCCCCCACCATCCGCCTGCTGGCGCGCGAGATCGACGAGGCGCTGTCGGGCTTTCTGCGCGGGCAGGCCGTGGTCATCGCGATCCTGGGGACGTGGTATGCGATCATGCTGATGCTGGTGGGGCTGCCTTTCGGGTTCTTCATCGGGATCATGGCGGCGGTTCTGTCCTTCATCCCCTATGTGGGGGTGCTGATCGGGGGGGCGACGGCCATCGGTGTGGCGCTGTTCAGCTTCTGGGGCGATCCCTTGTGGATCAGCGCGGTCGTGGCGATCTTTGCCTTGGGCCAGATCGTCGAGGGCAATTACCTGCAGCCCAAGATCGTCGGCGGCCATGTGGGCCTGCACCCGGTCTGGCTGCTGCTGGCGCTGTCGGTCTTCGGGGCGCTGTTCGGTTTCGTGGGGCTGGTCATGGCGGTGCCGATGGCCGCGGCCTTGGGGGTTCTGGCGCGGTTCCTGATCGCGCGCTATCGCGACAGCTCGTTCTATACCGGCCAGGCCATGCCCGAGGAGCCCGCCCAGCCCATCATGGTCGAGGTCGTGCCCACCGGCACCGTGGCCGACCGCCAGCGCGCCGCCCGCATGGCCGCCGACCGCGCCCGCAGCCAGCAGCACCTGGCCGAGATGCAGGAAGACATGTCGCGCCGCGACGATCAGGGCTGA
- the proS gene encoding proline--tRNA ligase: MRLSRYFLPVLKEDPKEAQIVSHRLMLRAGMIKQQTAGIYSWLPLGFKVLRRIEQIVHEEQARAGHIPMLMPTLQPADLWRESGRYDDYGEEMLRVKDRHKRDLLYGPTNEEMITDIFRSHVNSYKDLPLTLYHIQWKFRDEIRPRFGVMRGREFLMKDGYNFDLTKEAALHAYNRHLVSYLRSYERMGLQAIPMRADGGPIGGDYTHEFLVLAETGESEVFYDSQITDLTFGDRAIDYDNVDECQAVLEEFTSRYARTDETHDEAIYAQVPEERRRSARGIEVGQIFYFGTKYSEPMGATVVGPDGQRVPVHMGSHGIGVSRLLGAIIEANHDERGIIWPEGVTPFHVGIVNLKQGDNSTDAACEAIYAELQAQGLDPLYDDRDERAGAKFAGMDLIGLPWRITVGPRGLASNKIELTNRRSGQSEEMSPKDAIARLAEIYRPILQA, from the coding sequence ATGCGTCTGTCGCGCTATTTCCTGCCCGTTCTGAAGGAAGACCCCAAGGAGGCGCAGATCGTCAGCCACCGCCTGATGCTGCGCGCGGGCATGATCAAGCAGCAGACGGCGGGCATCTATTCCTGGCTGCCCCTGGGCTTCAAGGTGCTGCGCCGCATCGAACAGATCGTGCATGAGGAACAGGCCCGCGCCGGCCATATCCCGATGCTGATGCCCACGCTGCAACCGGCCGATCTGTGGCGCGAATCCGGCCGCTACGACGATTACGGCGAAGAGATGCTGCGCGTGAAGGACCGCCACAAGCGCGACCTTCTCTATGGTCCCACGAACGAGGAGATGATCACCGACATCTTCCGGTCCCATGTGAACAGCTACAAGGACCTGCCGCTGACGCTCTATCACATCCAGTGGAAGTTCCGGGACGAGATCCGCCCCCGCTTCGGCGTGATGCGGGGCCGCGAATTCCTGATGAAGGACGGCTATAATTTCGACCTGACCAAGGAGGCCGCGCTGCACGCCTATAACCGGCATCTGGTCAGCTATCTGCGCAGCTATGAACGCATGGGCCTGCAGGCCATCCCGATGCGCGCCGATGGCGGGCCGATCGGCGGGGACTATACCCATGAATTCCTGGTCCTGGCCGAGACGGGCGAATCCGAGGTCTTCTATGACAGCCAGATCACCGACCTGACCTTCGGCGACCGCGCGATCGATTACGACAATGTGGACGAATGCCAGGCTGTGCTGGAGGAATTCACCAGCCGTTACGCCCGCACCGACGAGACCCATGACGAGGCGATCTATGCCCAGGTCCCCGAGGAGCGCCGGCGCAGCGCGCGGGGCATCGAGGTCGGCCAGATCTTCTATTTCGGCACAAAATATTCCGAACCGATGGGCGCCACGGTCGTGGGCCCGGACGGGCAGCGCGTGCCCGTCCATATGGGCAGCCACGGCATCGGCGTCAGCCGCCTCTTGGGCGCGATCATCGAGGCCAATCACGACGAGCGCGGCATCATCTGGCCCGAGGGCGTGACCCCCTTCCATGTCGGCATCGTCAACCTGAAACAGGGCGACAACTCCACCGACGCCGCCTGCGAGGCGATCTATGCCGAGCTGCAGGCCCAGGGGCTGGACCCGCTCTATGACGACCGGGACGAACGGGCGGGGGCGAAATTCGCGGGCATGGACCTGATCGGCCTGCCGTGGCGGATCACCGTCGGCCCGCGCGGCTTGGCCAGCAACAAGATCGAGCTGACGAACCGTCGCAGCGGCCAGTCCGAGGAGATGTCGCCCAAGGACGCCATCGCCCGTCTGGCCGAGATCTATCGCCCGATCCTGCAGGCCTGA
- a CDS encoding ABC transporter ATP-binding protein — MSDQDAVFGNRGNRDWSVVNTNGRGSIDGTRRSGPVGEGRAGDPFLIGEAMTGGYGSGPDILHDCTIAVEQGQIAVIVGPNGAGKSTAMKAIFGMLHLRQGSVRLNGQDITALNPQDRVKAGMGFVPQVNNIFPSMTVEENLEMGAYIRRDDFKATMEQVYELFPAVAAKRRQAAGELSGGQRQQVAVGRALMTQPKVLMLDEPTAGVSPIVMDELFDRIIAIARGGLPVLMVEQNARQAMMIADKAYVLVQGANAHTGTGKELMQNDEVRRTFLGG, encoded by the coding sequence ATGAGCGATCAGGACGCAGTCTTCGGCAATCGCGGCAATCGCGACTGGTCCGTGGTGAACACCAACGGCCGGGGCAGCATCGACGGCACCCGCCGGTCCGGTCCCGTGGGCGAGGGTCGCGCGGGCGATCCCTTCCTGATCGGCGAGGCGATGACGGGCGGCTATGGCAGCGGCCCCGACATCCTGCATGATTGCACCATCGCGGTCGAACAGGGCCAGATCGCCGTGATCGTGGGCCCGAACGGCGCGGGCAAGTCCACGGCGATGAAGGCGATCTTCGGCATGCTGCACCTGCGTCAGGGCAGCGTGCGGCTGAACGGCCAGGACATCACCGCCCTGAACCCGCAGGACCGGGTCAAGGCGGGCATGGGATTCGTGCCGCAGGTCAACAACATCTTCCCGTCCATGACGGTCGAGGAGAACCTGGAGATGGGCGCCTATATCCGCCGCGACGACTTCAAGGCGACGATGGAGCAGGTCTATGAGCTGTTCCCCGCCGTCGCCGCCAAGCGCCGTCAGGCCGCGGGCGAATTGTCGGGCGGCCAGCGCCAGCAGGTGGCCGTCGGCCGCGCGCTGATGACGCAGCCGAAGGTCCTGATGCTGGACGAACCCACCGCGGGCGTCAGCCCCATCGTCATGGACGAGCTGTTCGACCGCATCATCGCCATCGCGCGGGGCGGCCTGCCCGTCCTGATGGTCGAACAGAACGCGCGCCAGGCGATGATGATCGCCGACAAGGCCTATGTGCTGGTGCAGGGCGCGAACGCGCATACCGGCACGGGCAAGGAACTGATGCAGAATGACGAGGTGCGCCGCACCTTCCTGGGGGGCTGA
- a CDS encoding ABC transporter substrate-binding protein, translating to MKNLLLATAAGALMAGAAGAEDIKLGISLGFTGPLESMAPAMQQGAEMAMREISESGLLLDGSTVTAVTGDSTCIDAAAATATVERLIASENVRGIIGGMCSGETIASLENVAKANGIVMISPSATSPALTDIEDDGLFFRTAPSDARQGEVMAEIVQERGINSVAVTYTNNDYGKGLADAFAASFGERGGSVTVNAAHDDGKADYSAEVAALAAAGGEALVVVGYVDQGGSGVVRAALDTGAFETFVFPDGMVGAALETNFGTEIDGSFGQNPAGEGEGRDTFLSMAEEAGFDGSGAFSGEAYDAAALMLLAMAKAGSSDPAVYKDHVMDVANGPGEEILPGQLARALEIINEGGDVDYQGATAVELVGPGESAGTFREIQFTDGKIEVVGYR from the coding sequence ATGAAAAACCTTCTTCTCGCGACCGCCGCCGGCGCGCTGATGGCCGGTGCCGCGGGCGCCGAAGACATCAAGCTGGGCATCTCGCTCGGCTTCACGGGGCCGCTGGAATCCATGGCCCCCGCGATGCAGCAGGGTGCCGAGATGGCGATGCGCGAAATCAGCGAATCCGGCCTGCTGCTGGACGGCTCGACCGTGACCGCGGTGACCGGCGACAGCACCTGCATCGACGCCGCCGCGGCGACCGCGACGGTGGAACGCCTGATCGCGTCGGAAAACGTGCGCGGCATCATCGGCGGCATGTGTTCGGGCGAAACCATCGCCTCGCTGGAGAACGTGGCCAAGGCCAACGGCATCGTCATGATCTCGCCCTCGGCGACCTCGCCCGCGCTGACCGATATCGAGGATGACGGTCTGTTCTTCCGCACCGCGCCCTCGGATGCCCGCCAGGGCGAGGTCATGGCCGAGATCGTGCAGGAACGCGGCATCAATTCGGTCGCCGTAACCTATACCAATAACGACTATGGCAAGGGCCTGGCCGATGCCTTCGCGGCATCCTTCGGCGAACGCGGCGGGTCGGTGACGGTGAACGCCGCCCATGACGACGGCAAGGCCGACTATTCCGCCGAGGTCGCGGCCCTGGCCGCCGCCGGCGGCGAGGCGCTGGTCGTGGTCGGCTATGTCGACCAAGGCGGGTCGGGCGTCGTACGCGCCGCGCTGGACACCGGCGCTTTCGAGACCTTCGTCTTCCCCGACGGCATGGTCGGCGCCGCACTGGAGACGAATTTCGGCACCGAGATCGACGGCAGCTTCGGCCAGAACCCCGCCGGCGAGGGCGAGGGCCGCGACACCTTCCTGTCCATGGCCGAGGAAGCGGGCTTCGACGGCTCGGGCGCCTTCTCGGGCGAGGCCTATGACGCGGCGGCGCTGATGCTGCTGGCGATGGCCAAGGCCGGCAGCAGCGATCCCGCGGTCTACAAGGATCACGTGATGGACGTGGCCAACGGCCCCGGCGAGGAGATCCTGCCCGGCCAGCTGGCCCGCGCGCTGGAGATCATCAACGAAGGCGGCGATGTCGATTACCAAGGCGCCACCGCGGTCGAGCTGGTCGGTCCGGGCGAATCCGCCGGCACCTTCCGCGAGATCCAGTTCACGGATGGCAAGATCGAGGTCGTCGGCTATCGCTGA
- a CDS encoding branched-chain amino acid ABC transporter permease, which yields MDILNGLVVFLNFVFIPAAAYGAQLALGALGVTLIYGILRFSNFAHGDTMAFGTAIVILLTWGLQALGISIQPLPTALLALVPAIALTALLVLATDRLVYRFYRRQKAAPIILVMASVGVMFVMNGLTRLLIGVNEQRFDDGARFIIDVRTFREMTGLTEGLALRSTQGLTVILAFITMIALFWFLNRTRSGKAMRAYSDNEDLALLSGIDPERVVRLTWIIAAGLMVMAGTLYGLDKAFRPFNYFQILLPIFAAAIVGGLGNPMGAIAGGFLVAFSEVAVTYPWVRVVGYVAPWYDPGPGNLMQLLGTEYKFAVSFVILIVVLLFRPTGLFRGKSV from the coding sequence ATGGACATCCTGAACGGCCTGGTGGTCTTCCTGAACTTCGTCTTCATTCCCGCCGCCGCCTATGGCGCGCAGCTGGCGCTCGGGGCGCTTGGGGTCACGCTGATCTATGGGATCCTGCGGTTTTCGAACTTTGCGCATGGCGACACGATGGCCTTCGGCACGGCCATCGTGATCCTGCTGACCTGGGGGTTGCAGGCGCTCGGCATCTCGATCCAGCCGCTGCCAACCGCGCTGCTGGCGCTGGTCCCGGCCATCGCGCTGACCGCGCTGCTGGTCCTGGCGACCGACCGGCTGGTCTATCGCTTCTATCGCCGGCAGAAGGCGGCGCCGATCATCCTGGTCATGGCCTCGGTCGGGGTGATGTTCGTGATGAACGGGCTGACCCGCCTGTTGATCGGCGTGAACGAACAGCGTTTCGACGACGGCGCGCGCTTCATCATCGACGTGCGGACCTTCCGCGAGATGACCGGCCTGACCGAGGGGCTGGCGCTGCGGTCCACGCAGGGCCTGACCGTGATCCTGGCCTTCATCACCATGATCGCGCTGTTCTGGTTTCTGAACCGCACCCGGTCGGGCAAGGCCATGCGCGCCTATTCCGACAACGAGGATCTGGCCCTGCTGTCGGGGATCGACCCCGAACGCGTGGTGCGGCTGACCTGGATCATCGCGGCGGGGCTGATGGTGATGGCGGGCACGCTCTATGGCCTGGACAAGGCGTTCCGGCCCTTCAACTATTTCCAGATCCTGCTGCCGATCTTTGCCGCCGCCATCGTGGGGGGCCTGGGCAATCCGATGGGCGCCATCGCGGGCGGCTTTCTGGTCGCCTTTTCCGAGGTCGCGGTCACCTATCCTTGGGTCCGCGTCGTGGGCTATGTCGCGCCGTGGTATGATCCGGGGCCGGGCAACCTGATGCAGCTGCTGGGCACCGAATACAAATTCGCCGTCAGCTTCGTAATCCTGATCGTCGTCCTGCTGTTCCGGCCCACCGGCCTGTTCCGCGGCAAGTCGGTCTGA
- a CDS encoding chromosomal replication initiator DnaA, which produces MTDRPPSSRQLTLDLTTPPAHARSDFLPAEANRAALQALDRPQDWPSGRMLLIGPEGAGKTHLAAFWAAENGARRISASALRPDAADMLATEGGAVVVEDADHAGFAAGAEQALFHLWNLSGPRDCLLLLTARRPPRDWGLVLPDLRSRMDAMPQVHLGPPDESLLAAVLVKLFADRQLAVPAGLIDWLALHMDRDLGLARRLVAAMDDAAMSQKGPVTRRIAAELLDKLSEADA; this is translated from the coding sequence GTGACGGACCGGCCCCCATCATCGCGCCAGCTGACGCTGGACCTGACCACGCCCCCCGCCCATGCGCGGTCCGATTTCCTGCCGGCCGAGGCCAACCGCGCCGCGCTGCAGGCGCTGGACCGGCCGCAGGACTGGCCCTCGGGGCGGATGCTGCTGATCGGTCCCGAAGGGGCGGGCAAGACCCATCTGGCGGCCTTCTGGGCGGCCGAGAACGGCGCGCGGCGCATCAGCGCGTCGGCCCTGCGCCCCGACGCGGCCGACATGCTGGCCACCGAGGGCGGCGCCGTGGTGGTCGAGGATGCCGATCACGCGGGTTTCGCCGCGGGCGCCGAACAGGCGCTGTTCCATCTGTGGAACTTGTCGGGGCCGCGCGACTGCCTGCTGCTGCTGACGGCGCGCAGGCCGCCGCGGGACTGGGGGCTGGTGCTGCCGGATCTCAGGTCGCGGATGGATGCGATGCCGCAGGTCCATCTGGGCCCGCCCGACGAATCCCTGCTGGCGGCTGTGCTGGTCAAGCTGTTCGCCGACCGCCAGCTGGCCGTGCCTGCCGGGCTGATCGACTGGCTGGCGCTGCACATGGACCGCGACCTGGGCTTGGCGCGGCGCTTGGTGGCGGCGATGGACGACGCGGCCATGTCGCAGAAGGGCCCCGTCACCCGGCGCATCGCGGCCGAGCTGCTGGACAAGCTGTCCGAGGCTGACGCATGA